One Bradyrhizobium zhanjiangense DNA segment encodes these proteins:
- a CDS encoding ABC transporter substrate-binding protein, with the protein MRIRLSTCLAVLALAASAISARAESVVRYGISMADIPLTTGQPDRGAGAYQFTAYTIYDPLIAWEMDVADRPGKLVPGLATEWKVDDADKTKWRFTLRKGVKFHDGSEFNADAVIWNLDKVLNDKAPQFDKRQSAQVKTRLPSVASYAKIDDFTVEITTKTVDSFFPYQMLWFLVSSPAQYDKLGKDWDKFASQPSGTGPLKLTKLVPRELAELTKNPDYWNKKRIPKADKIVLVPMPEALTRTNALLAGQVDLIETPAPDAVPQLKAAGMKLVDNITPHVWNYHLSVLPGSPWTDIRLRKALNLAIDREAVVGLMNGLAKPAKGQVDPSSPWFGKPSFELKYDLAAAKKLVEEAGYSKAKPLKTTFIIAQGGTGQMLSLPMNEFLQQSFKEIGIEIDFKVVELETLYTHWRKGAADEMNAGITANNIAYVTSDPLYAIVRFFHSGQIAPVGVNWGGYKNPEVDALIDEAKQTFDSAKQDALLAQAHALIVNDAALVWVVHDTNPHALSPKIKQFVQAQHWFQDLTTIGVE; encoded by the coding sequence ATGCGTATTCGACTGTCGACCTGTCTCGCCGTGCTTGCGCTGGCGGCCTCCGCAATCTCGGCGCGCGCCGAAAGTGTCGTACGCTACGGCATCTCGATGGCGGACATTCCGCTGACGACGGGCCAGCCCGATCGCGGCGCCGGCGCTTATCAGTTCACCGCCTACACGATCTACGATCCCTTGATCGCCTGGGAGATGGACGTCGCCGATCGCCCTGGCAAGCTGGTGCCGGGGCTCGCCACCGAATGGAAGGTCGACGATGCCGACAAGACCAAATGGCGCTTCACTTTGCGCAAAGGCGTGAAGTTTCACGACGGCAGCGAGTTCAATGCCGACGCGGTGATCTGGAATCTGGACAAGGTCCTCAACGACAAGGCGCCGCAATTCGACAAGCGGCAGAGCGCGCAGGTGAAGACCCGACTGCCCTCGGTCGCGAGCTACGCCAAGATCGACGACTTCACGGTGGAGATCACAACCAAGACGGTCGATTCCTTCTTTCCCTATCAGATGCTGTGGTTCCTGGTGTCGAGCCCGGCGCAATACGACAAGCTCGGCAAGGACTGGGACAAGTTCGCCAGCCAGCCGTCGGGCACCGGACCGTTAAAACTGACGAAGCTGGTGCCGCGCGAGCTCGCGGAGCTCACCAAGAACCCCGACTACTGGAACAAGAAGCGCATTCCCAAGGCCGACAAGATCGTGCTGGTGCCAATGCCGGAGGCGCTGACGCGCACCAACGCGCTGCTTGCGGGGCAAGTCGACCTGATCGAAACGCCCGCGCCGGATGCCGTGCCGCAGCTGAAAGCCGCCGGCATGAAGCTCGTCGACAACATCACGCCGCATGTCTGGAATTATCATCTCAGCGTGCTGCCGGGCTCGCCCTGGACCGACATCCGCCTGCGCAAGGCGCTGAACCTCGCGATCGATCGCGAGGCGGTGGTCGGGCTGATGAACGGCTTGGCAAAGCCAGCCAAGGGTCAGGTCGATCCGTCCAGCCCGTGGTTCGGCAAACCGAGCTTCGAGCTGAAATACGATCTCGCCGCAGCGAAGAAGCTGGTCGAAGAGGCCGGCTACTCCAAGGCGAAGCCGCTGAAGACCACCTTCATCATCGCGCAGGGCGGCACCGGCCAGATGCTGTCGCTGCCGATGAACGAATTCCTGCAGCAGAGTTTCAAGGAGATCGGCATCGAGATCGACTTCAAGGTCGTCGAGCTCGAGACACTATATACACACTGGCGCAAGGGCGCGGCCGACGAGATGAACGCCGGCATCACCGCCAACAACATCGCCTATGTCACCTCGGATCCGCTCTACGCCATTGTCCGCTTCTTCCATTCCGGGCAGATCGCGCCTGTTGGCGTCAACTGGGGCGGCTACAAGAACCCTGAGGTCGATGCGTTGATCGACGAGGCCAAGCAGACCTTCGATTCCGCCAAACAGGACGCACTGCTGGCGCAGGCGCATGCGCTGATCGTGAACGATGCTGCGCTGGTCTGGGTGGTCCACGACACCAATCCCCACGCGCTCTCGCCGAAGATCAAGCAGTTCGTGCAGGCGCAGCACTGGTTCCAGGATTTGACGACGATCGGGGTGGAGTGA
- a CDS encoding CHASE2 domain-containing protein: protein MKRLKILRRWFARKFGFARLMCLALLVLFAGARLWDPPPIQELRLRTFDMFQLIDPRHKTARPVTIVDIDDKSLGKLGQWPWPRTRIADLIQNLTNNGAVAIGFDVVFSEADRLNPDLVASQMRYLDEVTRAKLRELPTNDQILAEAIKRSRVVLGETGLPGVLSELDKSLPFTGVATVGEEGAERFLFEFPGLLRNVPIIEKVAAGRGLFSIRTERDGLIRRVPMIMRAQGNIMPSLSLEVLRVVTGTPTLLVRTDKTGIRAIRLKGVEIPTDKNGQLWVHYARRDPSIYVSAADVLDNSVSPSKIAGKLVLIGTSAGGLNDIKTTPVSSTMPGVEIHAQVLESVLSGAVISQPNYALGVELIAALVIGLLVIVFTPNLGPVRLVLAGAMFAAILVGVSWFFYAQYRYLIDFTYPLLSTTAVYLTLIFASFVREQRQRVQIRGQFAQYMSPVLVEQLVQSPEKLVLGGEEREMTIMFSDVRGFTTISESYKDDPQGLIELMNRFLTPLTDVIIERKGYIDKYMGDAIMAFWNAPLDDAEHEVNACEAAIQMLQQIDAVNKEREQEAADGGHVYIPLNVGIGLNTGIGVVGNMGSDLKKNYSVLGDSVNLASRLEGQTKEYGFPIIVGSRTAVAAKDKFAILELDFIMVKGKTEPEVIYAIAGREDVMHSGAFQRLRNITIEMLGCYRNRDWQGALDAIERGRRSEDADTLEKLFRLYEARIRDFQLTPPPEGWTGAYALLTK from the coding sequence ATGAAACGTCTAAAAATCCTGCGGCGGTGGTTTGCGCGCAAGTTCGGCTTTGCGCGACTGATGTGCCTCGCGCTGCTGGTCCTGTTTGCCGGCGCCCGTCTCTGGGACCCGCCGCCGATCCAGGAATTGCGGCTGCGCACCTTCGACATGTTCCAGTTGATCGATCCGCGCCACAAGACGGCGCGGCCCGTCACCATCGTCGACATCGACGACAAGAGCCTCGGCAAGCTCGGCCAATGGCCGTGGCCGCGGACGCGAATCGCCGATCTGATCCAGAACCTCACCAACAACGGCGCGGTGGCGATCGGCTTCGACGTGGTGTTCTCGGAAGCCGACCGGCTCAATCCGGATCTGGTCGCGAGCCAGATGCGCTATCTCGACGAGGTCACCCGCGCCAAGCTGCGCGAGCTGCCGACCAACGACCAGATCCTCGCCGAGGCGATCAAGCGCTCGCGCGTGGTGCTGGGCGAGACCGGGCTTCCAGGCGTCTTGTCCGAGCTCGACAAGTCGCTGCCCTTCACTGGCGTCGCGACGGTCGGTGAGGAGGGCGCCGAGCGCTTCCTGTTTGAATTCCCGGGCTTGTTGCGCAACGTGCCGATCATCGAGAAGGTCGCGGCCGGTCGCGGACTGTTCTCGATCAGGACCGAGCGCGACGGTCTGATCCGCCGCGTGCCGATGATCATGCGCGCCCAGGGCAACATCATGCCCTCGCTCAGCCTCGAGGTCCTGCGCGTCGTCACCGGCACGCCGACGCTGCTGGTTCGCACCGACAAGACCGGTATCAGGGCGATCCGCCTCAAAGGCGTAGAGATTCCGACCGACAAGAACGGCCAGCTTTGGGTGCATTACGCCCGCCGGGATCCTTCGATCTACGTCTCCGCGGCCGACGTGCTCGACAACAGCGTGTCGCCGAGCAAGATCGCCGGCAAGCTGGTGCTGATCGGCACCTCCGCGGGCGGGCTCAACGACATCAAAACCACGCCGGTGTCCTCGACCATGCCGGGGGTCGAGATCCATGCTCAGGTGCTGGAGAGCGTGCTGAGCGGCGCGGTGATCTCCCAGCCGAACTATGCGCTCGGCGTCGAACTGATCGCCGCGCTGGTCATCGGTCTGCTCGTCATCGTCTTTACGCCAAACCTCGGCCCCGTGCGCTTGGTGCTTGCGGGCGCGATGTTCGCTGCCATTCTGGTCGGCGTGTCCTGGTTCTTCTACGCGCAGTACCGCTACCTCATCGATTTCACCTATCCGCTGCTGTCGACCACCGCGGTCTACCTAACGCTGATCTTTGCCAGCTTCGTGCGCGAGCAGCGCCAGCGCGTGCAGATCCGCGGGCAATTCGCGCAATACATGTCGCCGGTGCTGGTCGAGCAGCTCGTGCAGTCGCCGGAAAAGCTCGTGCTCGGCGGCGAGGAGCGCGAGATGACGATCATGTTCTCCGACGTGCGCGGCTTCACAACGATCTCGGAGAGCTACAAGGACGATCCGCAAGGGTTGATCGAGCTCATGAACCGCTTCCTGACGCCGCTGACCGACGTCATCATCGAGCGCAAGGGCTACATCGACAAATACATGGGCGACGCCATCATGGCGTTCTGGAACGCGCCGCTCGACGATGCCGAGCACGAGGTCAATGCCTGCGAGGCCGCGATCCAGATGCTGCAGCAGATCGACGCGGTCAACAAGGAGCGCGAGCAGGAAGCCGCCGACGGCGGCCACGTCTACATTCCGCTTAATGTCGGCATCGGTCTCAACACCGGCATCGGCGTGGTCGGCAACATGGGCTCCGACCTGAAGAAGAACTACTCGGTGCTCGGCGACAGTGTGAACCTGGCCTCGCGCCTTGAGGGGCAGACCAAGGAATACGGCTTCCCGATCATCGTCGGCTCCAGGACGGCGGTCGCCGCCAAGGACAAGTTCGCGATCCTCGAGCTCGACTTCATCATGGTCAAGGGCAAGACCGAGCCGGAGGTGATCTACGCCATCGCCGGCCGCGAAGACGTGATGCATTCGGGTGCCTTCCAGCGCCTGCGCAACATCACCATCGAAATGCTGGGCTGCTACCGCAATCGCGACTGGCAGGGCGCACTGGACGCCATCGAGCGCGGCCGCCGCAGCGAAGACGCCGACACGCTGGAAAAGCTGTTCAGGCTCTATGAAGCGCGGATCAGGGATTTCCAGCTCACGCCGCCGCCGGAAGGATGGACGGGAGCGTACGCGCTGCTGACGAAGTAG
- a CDS encoding VCBS domain-containing protein yields the protein MSLDGQDSRSLADGHVDFSAAKPFIAKAHGHVPDGAFVVPDPNLIFNGEFKRAGLDLVLSHEGHEFVVHDYFRGDKRAAVASPDGAHLSGDIVSALTGHVQYAQAAPGAAAAQVIGHVTKLSGSATAIRNGVSVILNNGDNVEKGDVVSTGADSTLGITFIDGTVFGLSSNARMVLNEMVYDPNGSSNSSLLSLVAGTITFVAGETAKHGDMKIDTPVATMGIRGTAVLTQINFVVPAGGGDPQPQASFQVLVEPNGTTGSYILFDKVTLLPIATVNQAGQMIQISGGNVSISNALMSPDVQKLITDVFTLKFTDNNTNTKLTTNFTDTITPISQDVVFKSGAGPIAIATFVNLNPQGQDGPHTSTPTATRVPGQPLVQSLDSSGNVKTAFEFTERADTTGDTTHNDTVSGRITFVDQNLGDLPTVSVSLAEAPNYVYKNAGQQDVTGSLTALQKQDIAATQIQINVVADGGNNNNGSAVWTYTVPDHVFDFLAAGETLTLTYMVRVDTNFAVNPESKFIPITITITGTNDKPTVATSGGTVIEKVGTGNEALDTITGTVTFADVDLTDRPIVSAALSSTQPFKYLDAEGNDITATLTPEQRAAIAAVEVPLTVVQGAGNSNNGSATWTYSVPDHLFDFLAEGETLTLNYVVQVDDGHGGVVSTPISVSINGADVNVEGTNDVPTIVEDSTIPTGAVTEDATPLTAEGTIAFNDPDLTDTHSASFALKSTTSSAHLPGFSDGSSHIGTFALLPVSESPGVSTRGSVGWTFTLDDNDPVLQSLAEGQTITQVYTVTVDDHHGGTVTQDVTVTITGTNDAPTVTSSAAAATGKVIEDTALSLSIDGTLAIQDLDLIDTHTAQAVFKSSSSSAHLPGFVEGATNIGTFTIDPSVLESNTDTNNGATLGWHFTLDNSNAMLQSLAEGQTITQVYTVTFTDNHNATVTQDVTVTITGVNDAPTVTSDALAATGEVTEDTGPTLSIDGTLAIQDLDLIDTHTAQAVFKSSSVSLALPGFDANSTNIGTFTIDPSVLESSTDTNNGATLGWHFTLDNNDALLQSLAQGQTITQVYTVTFDDHHGGTVSQDVTVTINGVNDAPTITSDAAAATGAVTEDEGSSLSACGTLAIQDVDLTDTHTAQWSFKSSSVSSALPGFEDDSTNIGTFTIDPVSESSTDTSNGATLGWHFTLDNSDPVLQSLAEGQTITQVYTVTFTDDHGAQVSQDVTVTITGTNDAPAVSYVTSNYMNFDGQTIAVGDVPTVATDDVTLDGWVNWSGGANPDHGQILFYNGNTSTTGFGLLGTVNADGTMELQILAGGVQIADTGVALTASQWHNIALTRDNGTFTLYLDGNLEYSQSWTVNPIDGSPSNPSASYMMIGAASDPGAAGFGAEGFFGSIADVSVWTTALTQTQIQSIDFTGLTGSEANLAAYYQLGDGSGTTATNMVNSAHSLAIEGTADWASGTSGPGGAVADLMETNAGQLSHGVLAVSDVDAIDHVTVSVSQVQVSLDGVPQTGDVGGLSHADLLNYLIVPSGDILDGTASYAQFTWNFNSGSQAFDFLAAGQTLSLQYTIVPSDAEGAGTGGVVTINIAGSNDAPTLADLHIGPLTDTTAADTFSDLTGQLAGTDADSGETATLTYAVLNADHHATTTVAGLYGSLTVNPDGSYSYVPNAGAINALSDGSYADIFTVQTTDAHGATGTATLTVDVTGADDASGPVIDTTSFYVWHANESNTDFITGLSVIDTDPGAATDEFKITAVTAHDPDSSVAPGAACGSLDDINLALADGVTYDPGQTPPDNDQITLTVTDKTTGLFDTVHFIFNEAGDTGQGVTLEGTDGKDVIFATDTGDTLTGGAGKDQFVFSPGVLYDQNGQPITDLSHTITDFTTGLDKIDLRQFSDVNSISNLTIVQQGSGDTLITWHQQVTQPEGAPFTENESLLLKNVIAANLKASDFIFHIT from the coding sequence ATGTCCTTGGACGGCCAGGATTCCCGTTCGCTCGCCGATGGCCATGTCGATTTCTCTGCTGCCAAGCCCTTTATCGCCAAGGCGCATGGTCACGTGCCCGATGGCGCGTTCGTTGTTCCCGATCCCAACCTGATCTTCAATGGCGAGTTCAAGCGCGCAGGTCTCGACCTCGTGCTGTCCCATGAGGGTCATGAGTTCGTCGTTCACGATTATTTTAGGGGCGACAAGCGCGCGGCGGTCGCCTCGCCCGATGGCGCCCACCTCAGCGGCGACATCGTCAGCGCGCTCACGGGCCATGTGCAATATGCGCAGGCCGCGCCTGGCGCTGCCGCGGCCCAGGTCATCGGTCACGTCACAAAACTCTCCGGCAGCGCGACCGCGATCCGCAATGGCGTTTCGGTCATCCTGAACAACGGCGACAATGTCGAGAAGGGCGACGTGGTCTCGACCGGCGCCGATTCGACGCTCGGCATCACCTTCATCGACGGCACCGTGTTCGGCCTGTCCTCCAATGCACGGATGGTGCTGAACGAGATGGTCTATGACCCCAACGGGTCGAGCAACTCCTCGCTGCTGAGCCTGGTCGCGGGCACCATCACCTTCGTCGCCGGCGAGACCGCCAAGCACGGCGACATGAAGATCGACACGCCGGTCGCCACCATGGGCATCCGCGGCACCGCGGTGCTGACCCAGATCAACTTCGTCGTTCCCGCCGGCGGCGGCGATCCGCAGCCGCAGGCGAGCTTCCAGGTGCTGGTCGAGCCGAACGGCACCACGGGCTCCTACATCCTGTTCGACAAGGTCACGCTGCTGCCGATCGCGACGGTCAACCAGGCCGGCCAGATGATCCAGATCAGCGGCGGCAACGTCTCGATCAGCAATGCGCTGATGTCGCCGGACGTGCAGAAGCTGATCACGGATGTGTTCACGCTGAAGTTCACCGACAACAACACCAACACCAAGCTGACCACGAACTTCACCGACACGATCACGCCGATCAGCCAGGACGTGGTGTTCAAATCGGGGGCGGGCCCGATCGCGATCGCGACATTCGTCAATCTCAATCCGCAGGGACAGGACGGCCCCCACACCTCCACGCCTACGGCCACCCGTGTTCCCGGCCAGCCACTGGTGCAAAGTCTCGATTCCAGCGGCAACGTGAAGACGGCGTTCGAGTTCACCGAGCGCGCGGACACCACGGGCGACACGACGCATAACGACACGGTCTCCGGCCGGATCACCTTCGTCGATCAAAACCTCGGCGACCTGCCGACGGTGTCGGTGAGCCTCGCCGAGGCGCCGAACTACGTCTACAAGAACGCGGGCCAGCAGGACGTTACTGGCTCACTCACCGCGCTGCAGAAGCAGGACATCGCGGCGACGCAGATCCAGATCAACGTCGTTGCCGATGGCGGCAACAACAACAATGGCTCTGCGGTCTGGACCTACACGGTCCCCGACCACGTCTTCGACTTCCTCGCAGCCGGCGAAACGCTGACGCTGACCTACATGGTTCGCGTCGATACCAATTTCGCGGTGAACCCGGAGTCCAAGTTCATCCCGATCACCATCACGATCACGGGGACGAACGACAAGCCTACCGTCGCGACATCGGGTGGCACCGTCATCGAGAAGGTCGGGACAGGCAACGAGGCTCTGGACACCATCACGGGCACGGTCACGTTTGCCGACGTCGATCTGACGGACCGGCCGATCGTGAGCGCGGCGCTCTCGTCGACCCAGCCGTTCAAATATCTCGATGCTGAAGGCAACGATATCACCGCGACGCTGACGCCGGAGCAACGCGCCGCGATCGCCGCCGTCGAGGTGCCGCTGACCGTGGTGCAGGGCGCGGGAAACAGCAACAACGGCTCGGCCACCTGGACCTACAGCGTTCCCGACCATCTCTTCGATTTCCTCGCCGAAGGCGAGACGCTGACCCTCAATTATGTGGTGCAGGTCGATGACGGGCACGGCGGTGTGGTCAGCACGCCGATCAGCGTGTCCATCAACGGTGCGGACGTCAATGTCGAGGGCACCAACGACGTGCCGACGATCGTCGAAGACTCCACGATCCCGACCGGCGCGGTGACGGAGGATGCGACGCCCCTGACGGCCGAGGGTACCATCGCCTTCAACGACCCTGATCTCACGGACACGCACAGCGCGAGCTTCGCCCTGAAGTCGACGACGTCGAGCGCGCATCTGCCCGGCTTCAGCGACGGCAGCTCGCATATCGGCACTTTCGCGCTTCTGCCGGTGAGCGAGAGCCCCGGCGTCAGCACGCGAGGGTCGGTGGGCTGGACCTTCACGCTCGACGATAACGATCCGGTGCTGCAGTCGCTGGCCGAAGGCCAGACCATCACGCAGGTCTACACCGTTACCGTCGACGATCATCACGGCGGAACGGTCACCCAGGACGTCACGGTCACCATTACCGGGACCAACGATGCGCCGACCGTGACCAGCAGCGCCGCGGCGGCGACGGGCAAAGTCATCGAGGACACGGCCCTGTCGCTGTCGATCGACGGCACGCTGGCAATCCAGGATCTGGACCTGATCGACACCCATACGGCGCAGGCGGTGTTCAAGTCCTCGTCCTCGAGCGCGCATCTGCCGGGCTTTGTTGAGGGCGCTACGAATATCGGCACCTTCACGATCGATCCTTCGGTGCTCGAATCCAACACCGACACCAACAACGGCGCCACGCTGGGTTGGCACTTCACGCTCGACAACAGCAATGCGATGCTGCAGTCGCTGGCGGAAGGTCAGACCATCACCCAGGTCTACACCGTCACCTTCACCGACAATCACAATGCGACGGTCACGCAGGACGTCACCGTCACCATCACGGGAGTCAACGATGCGCCGACCGTGACCAGCGATGCCTTGGCGGCAACGGGCGAGGTCACCGAGGACACCGGTCCGACATTGTCGATTGACGGCACACTGGCGATCCAGGACCTCGACCTGATCGACACTCATACCGCGCAGGCGGTGTTCAAGTCGTCATCCGTCAGCTTGGCTCTGCCGGGGTTCGACGCCAACAGCACGAACATCGGCACGTTCACGATCGATCCGTCGGTGCTCGAATCCAGCACCGACACCAACAACGGCGCTACGCTGGGCTGGCACTTCACGCTCGACAACAACGACGCGCTGCTGCAATCGCTCGCGCAGGGCCAGACCATCACCCAGGTCTACACCGTCACGTTCGATGACCACCACGGCGGCACCGTCAGCCAGGATGTCACCGTCACGATCAACGGCGTCAACGACGCGCCGACGATCACGAGCGATGCGGCCGCGGCGACAGGCGCGGTCACCGAGGATGAGGGTTCGTCGCTGTCGGCATGCGGCACGCTGGCGATCCAGGACGTCGACCTGACCGACACCCACACGGCGCAGTGGTCGTTCAAATCGTCGTCCGTCAGTTCGGCTCTGCCGGGCTTCGAGGACGACAGCACGAATATCGGCACCTTCACGATCGACCCGGTGTCCGAATCCAGCACCGACACCAGCAACGGCGCGACGCTGGGCTGGCACTTCACGCTGGACAATAGCGATCCCGTGCTGCAGTCGCTGGCGGAGGGGCAGACCATCACCCAGGTCTACACCGTCACCTTTACCGACGATCACGGCGCGCAAGTCTCGCAGGACGTCACCGTCACGATCACCGGCACCAACGATGCGCCGGCCGTCTCCTATGTGACATCGAACTACATGAACTTCGACGGCCAGACCATCGCGGTCGGCGACGTGCCGACGGTCGCCACCGATGACGTGACGCTGGACGGCTGGGTGAACTGGAGCGGGGGCGCCAATCCCGATCACGGCCAGATTCTGTTCTACAACGGCAACACCTCGACCACCGGCTTCGGTCTCCTTGGCACCGTCAACGCCGATGGCACTATGGAGCTGCAGATTCTCGCGGGCGGCGTCCAGATCGCCGATACCGGCGTGGCGCTCACCGCGTCGCAGTGGCACAACATCGCGCTGACCCGCGACAACGGCACCTTCACGCTCTATCTCGACGGAAACCTCGAATATTCGCAGTCATGGACGGTCAACCCGATCGACGGCAGTCCGTCGAATCCGTCGGCGTCCTACATGATGATCGGCGCCGCGAGTGACCCAGGTGCGGCGGGCTTTGGAGCGGAAGGCTTCTTCGGCTCGATCGCCGATGTCAGTGTCTGGACCACTGCGCTCACGCAGACGCAGATCCAGTCGATCGATTTCACCGGCCTCACCGGCAGCGAGGCGAATCTCGCCGCGTATTATCAGCTCGGCGACGGCAGCGGGACCACGGCCACCAATATGGTCAACTCCGCCCACAGCCTCGCAATCGAGGGCACTGCAGACTGGGCCAGCGGGACCTCCGGCCCGGGCGGCGCCGTCGCCGATCTGATGGAAACCAATGCCGGCCAGCTTTCGCATGGCGTGCTGGCGGTCTCCGACGTCGACGCGATCGATCACGTCACGGTGTCGGTCAGCCAGGTGCAGGTCTCTCTCGACGGCGTGCCGCAAACCGGCGACGTCGGCGGGCTGTCGCATGCGGACCTTTTGAACTATCTCATCGTGCCGTCCGGCGACATCCTCGACGGCACGGCCAGCTACGCCCAGTTCACCTGGAATTTCAATTCGGGCAGCCAGGCCTTCGACTTCCTCGCCGCCGGCCAGACGCTGTCGCTGCAATACACGATCGTTCCGTCGGATGCCGAGGGCGCTGGCACGGGCGGCGTAGTCACCATCAACATCGCCGGCAGCAACGATGCGCCGACACTCGCCGATCTCCACATCGGCCCGCTCACGGACACGACCGCTGCCGACACCTTCTCCGATCTTACCGGTCAACTGGCCGGCACCGACGCGGATAGCGGCGAGACGGCGACGCTGACCTATGCCGTCCTGAACGCGGATCACCATGCCACGACGACGGTTGCGGGTCTGTACGGCTCGCTGACGGTCAACCCGGACGGCAGCTACAGCTACGTTCCCAATGCAGGGGCCATCAACGCGCTGTCGGACGGGTCCTATGCGGATATTTTCACGGTCCAGACCACGGACGCGCATGGCGCCACCGGCACGGCAACGCTCACGGTGGACGTGACCGGCGCCGACGACGCCAGCGGCCCGGTCATCGACACCACGAGCTTCTACGTCTGGCACGCCAACGAGAGCAACACCGACTTCATCACCGGTCTCTCGGTCATCGACACCGATCCCGGCGCTGCGACGGATGAGTTCAAGATCACGGCCGTAACTGCACATGATCCGGACAGCAGTGTCGCCCCGGGGGCGGCGTGCGGCTCTCTCGACGACATCAACTTGGCCCTCGCGGATGGGGTCACCTATGATCCGGGCCAAACGCCGCCGGACAATGATCAGATCACGCTGACGGTGACGGACAAGACCACCGGCCTGTTCGATACCGTCCACTTCATCTTCAACGAGGCGGGGGACACCGGCCAAGGCGTCACTCTGGAAGGCACCGACGGCAAGGACGTCATCTTCGCGACCGATACGGGCGACACGCTGACCGGCGGCGCCGGCAAGGATCAGTTCGTGTTCTCGCCGGGCGTGCTGTACGACCAGAACGGGCAACCCATCACCGACCTCTCGCACACCATCACCGATTTCACGACGGGGCTGGACAAGATCGACCTGCGGCAATTCTCGGACGTCAACTCCATTAGCAATCTCACCATCGTCCAGCAGGGCTCCGGCGACACGCTGATCACTTGGCATCAGCAGGTCACACAGCCTGAGGGCGCGCCGTTCACGGAGAACGAGTCGCTGCTGCTGAAGAACGTGATCGCGGCAAATCTCAAGGCCAGCGATTTCATCTTCCACATCACCTGA
- a CDS encoding transglutaminase-like cysteine peptidase, with product METAARSRAWRAILVLCALILLGSVAELRAGTLLSPGAGVLVRKSAEPFGVFAFAISSGSLQRKWLALKDRLDDDMVQLALCDGDRDHCASPAALKLLAIVDQARDRDGRAKLGEANRAINLAIRATNDGTDDVWSSPLATFQRGAGDCEDYAIAKLAALRLAGVAAEDLRIVVVRDTHAGEAHAVAAARLDGHWLMLDNRRMAMVADDATPIYQPLFVLYQSAVMKYVDEPVRFSMAANETH from the coding sequence ATGGAGACCGCTGCTCGCTCGCGCGCTTGGCGCGCAATCCTTGTCTTGTGCGCATTGATCCTGCTCGGATCGGTCGCCGAGCTTCGCGCCGGCACGTTGCTGTCGCCGGGCGCCGGCGTCCTCGTGCGCAAATCCGCCGAGCCGTTCGGCGTGTTCGCCTTTGCCATCTCATCGGGCAGCCTGCAACGGAAATGGCTCGCGCTGAAGGACAGGCTCGACGACGACATGGTGCAGCTCGCGCTGTGCGATGGCGACCGGGACCATTGCGCATCGCCTGCGGCCCTGAAACTGCTCGCCATCGTCGACCAGGCCCGTGATCGCGACGGCCGCGCGAAGCTGGGCGAGGCCAACCGCGCCATCAACCTCGCCATCCGGGCCACCAATGACGGCACCGACGACGTCTGGAGCTCGCCGCTTGCGACTTTCCAGCGCGGCGCCGGCGATTGCGAAGACTATGCCATTGCCAAGCTCGCCGCCCTGCGGCTCGCCGGCGTTGCCGCCGAAGACCTCCGCATCGTCGTGGTGCGCGACACCCACGCCGGCGAGGCGCATGCGGTGGCCGCCGCACGGCTCGACGGCCACTGGCTGATGCTCGACAACCGCCGCATGGCAATGGTCGCGGACGACGCGACACCGATCTACCAGCCGCTTTTCGTGCTCTATCAGTCAGCCGTGATGAAGTATGTCGACGAACCCGTGCGGTTCTCGATGGCCGCCAACGAGACGCATTGA